From Luteolibacter yonseiensis, the proteins below share one genomic window:
- a CDS encoding phospho-sugar mutase, protein MSTIQDTLINAVAEGSLLESAKNNIAALLDGTTSEIAPQVIGELVSSGAWAELNDRFFKTLAFGTGGLRGRTIGRVVTQAEQGAGGPNGRPEHPCVGTATMNFYNVSRAVRGLIAYAKQFTGPERKPVLVFAHDTRHFSRDFAEFCAKTCADLGCDAYLFDGPRATPQLSFAVRELRADAGVVLTASHNPAHDNGFKAYFNDGAQIVDPHATAIINEVNAITSERYEPVAESERGTVTVLGAEMDELYISRLKTLLLKPSLLDGGQTKIVFTNLHGTGGHINVPMLRGLGFEVLTVPEQDIQDGRFPTVESPNPENGPALQMGIDLAEKSGAEIVIGTDPDADRMGVAVRDTAGKMVLLTGNQIGSLMAWYRLKTSFELGVLTNANRSRAVLVKTFVTTELQHSIADGFGVGVVDTLTGFKYIAGKLRKYEEAIPADKKGDYRSLTEAQTRALRLEYSRFFVFGGEESYGYLGSDAIRDKDANGATLMFAEVAAYAKSVGKTLTELMDDVYTEYGYYLEIGKSLVMEGADGAAKIQSLANSYAENPPTEVDGSAVLRVRDFAKQDLFDQEGDLIPKEKMLFVDLEDGRSFAVRPSGTEPKIKYYLFGKHAPGGDLSEAKELVKSGLATLWSWIETDAKTR, encoded by the coding sequence ATGAGCACCATTCAAGACACCCTTATCAATGCGGTTGCCGAAGGCAGCCTGCTGGAATCTGCAAAAAACAACATCGCGGCTTTGTTGGATGGCACCACGAGCGAGATCGCTCCGCAGGTCATCGGGGAACTGGTGTCTTCCGGGGCATGGGCGGAACTCAACGACCGCTTTTTCAAAACCCTCGCCTTCGGCACCGGCGGCCTGCGCGGACGGACCATCGGGCGGGTGGTGACACAGGCGGAGCAGGGAGCGGGCGGGCCGAACGGACGTCCGGAGCATCCCTGCGTGGGGACCGCCACCATGAATTTCTACAACGTCAGCCGCGCCGTCCGCGGCCTGATCGCCTACGCGAAACAATTCACCGGTCCTGAGCGGAAGCCCGTGCTCGTCTTCGCCCATGACACGCGCCACTTCTCGCGGGATTTCGCGGAATTCTGCGCGAAGACCTGTGCCGACCTCGGCTGTGACGCCTATCTCTTCGACGGACCGCGCGCCACTCCCCAGCTTTCCTTCGCCGTGCGAGAACTGCGTGCGGACGCGGGCGTCGTTTTGACCGCTTCCCACAACCCCGCCCATGACAACGGCTTCAAGGCCTATTTCAACGATGGCGCGCAGATCGTGGATCCGCATGCCACGGCGATCATCAACGAGGTGAACGCCATCACCAGCGAGCGCTACGAGCCCGTCGCCGAATCGGAGCGGGGGACCGTGACCGTCCTCGGAGCGGAGATGGACGAGCTTTACATCAGCCGTCTGAAGACCCTGCTGCTCAAGCCATCGCTTCTGGACGGCGGACAGACCAAGATCGTTTTCACCAACCTCCACGGCACCGGCGGCCACATCAACGTGCCGATGCTCCGCGGCCTCGGCTTCGAGGTCCTGACCGTGCCGGAGCAGGACATCCAGGACGGGCGCTTCCCCACCGTGGAGTCGCCGAATCCGGAAAACGGCCCGGCGCTGCAGATGGGCATCGACCTCGCTGAAAAATCCGGCGCGGAGATTGTAATCGGCACCGATCCGGACGCGGACCGCATGGGTGTGGCCGTCCGCGACACCGCCGGGAAAATGGTGCTGCTCACCGGAAACCAGATCGGCTCGCTGATGGCGTGGTATCGTTTGAAGACCTCCTTCGAGCTCGGCGTGCTCACCAATGCGAACCGCAGCCGCGCCGTGCTGGTGAAGACCTTCGTCACCACGGAGCTCCAGCACTCCATCGCGGATGGATTCGGCGTGGGTGTCGTGGACACGCTCACCGGCTTCAAATACATCGCCGGCAAGCTGCGCAAGTATGAGGAGGCGATCCCCGCCGACAAGAAGGGCGACTACCGTTCGCTCACCGAGGCGCAGACCCGCGCCCTGCGTTTGGAATACTCCCGCTTCTTCGTCTTCGGTGGTGAGGAAAGTTATGGCTATCTCGGATCCGATGCCATCCGCGACAAGGATGCGAACGGCGCGACCCTCATGTTCGCGGAAGTCGCCGCTTATGCGAAATCCGTTGGCAAAACCCTGACGGAGCTGATGGACGATGTTTACACCGAATACGGATACTATCTGGAAATCGGCAAGTCCCTCGTCATGGAAGGCGCGGATGGCGCGGCGAAGATCCAGTCGCTCGCGAACTCCTATGCGGAGAATCCTCCGACGGAAGTGGATGGCTCCGCCGTCCTGCGCGTGCGGGATTTCGCCAAGCAGGATCTCTTCGACCAGGAAGGCGATCTCATCCCGAAGGAAAAGATGCTTTTCGTGGACCTCGAAGACGGCCGCTCCTTCGCTGTGAGACCCTCCGGCACCGAGCCGAAGATCAAGTATTACCTCTTCGGCAAGCACGCTCCCGGCGGTGATCTTTCCGAGGCGAAGGAACTGGTGAAATCCGGCCTCGCCACCCTGTGGAGCTGGATCGAAACCGACGCCAAGACCCGCTGA